One segment of Rubripirellula amarantea DNA contains the following:
- a CDS encoding sulfatase: MGLLNASLCCIAEESSRGSKPNVLFIAVDDLACALGCFGDVVAKTPNIDRLAATGVCFQRAYNQLPLCNPTRASVMTGLRPDQIKVYDLDRHFRDEVPNVVTLSQSFQNAGYFAARVGKIYHYNVPASIGTNGFDDPPSWNQTVNPKGRDKTDESLVFNAEPHRKISGSLSWLAADGGDEEQTDGMVATEAIKIMSERKNEPFFLGVGFFRPHTPYVAPRKYFDMYPTESLRLPYAPEDDREDIPTAAFAHNCPVPHYSLDETTLLKATQAYYACVSFIDAQVGRLLDSLDHLGLSDNTIVVFWSDHGYHLGEHNGVWQKRTLFEQGARAPLIIRSHQQKASKQPMTSTCQRVVEFVDIYPTLTDLAGIPSPSDLAGRSLRPLLENPLTTWDGFAVTQVMRPADDRLPDPVMGCSIRTDRYRYTEWGEGKHGVELYDHHTDPNEFHNLAIKPDAQVTATIKLLQPLLRSKASGKKPTAPINPDRL; encoded by the coding sequence ATGGGACTTCTCAACGCGTCGCTATGCTGCATCGCTGAAGAGTCAAGTCGCGGTTCAAAGCCAAACGTTCTGTTCATTGCCGTCGACGACTTGGCATGTGCGCTTGGGTGTTTTGGTGATGTGGTTGCAAAGACGCCAAATATTGATCGGCTCGCGGCTACTGGAGTTTGCTTCCAACGAGCCTACAACCAATTGCCACTTTGCAATCCCACTCGTGCTTCCGTCATGACAGGATTACGCCCCGATCAAATCAAGGTCTACGATCTCGACCGTCACTTCCGTGACGAGGTCCCCAACGTTGTAACGTTGTCTCAATCGTTTCAAAACGCCGGCTACTTCGCGGCTCGCGTCGGCAAGATTTACCACTACAACGTTCCTGCTTCAATTGGCACCAATGGTTTCGACGACCCACCATCGTGGAATCAAACCGTCAATCCGAAGGGCCGCGACAAAACAGATGAATCGTTGGTGTTCAATGCCGAACCTCACCGAAAGATCAGTGGCTCATTGAGTTGGCTTGCTGCGGATGGCGGCGACGAGGAACAAACCGATGGCATGGTTGCGACCGAAGCGATCAAAATCATGAGTGAACGGAAGAACGAACCGTTCTTTCTAGGTGTTGGTTTCTTCCGACCGCATACTCCCTATGTCGCACCCAGGAAGTACTTCGACATGTACCCCACCGAGTCGCTGCGATTGCCATACGCGCCCGAAGATGATCGCGAAGACATCCCCACCGCAGCGTTCGCTCATAATTGTCCGGTCCCGCACTACAGTCTGGACGAGACGACGTTGCTTAAAGCAACGCAGGCGTATTACGCGTGCGTATCATTCATTGACGCCCAAGTCGGTCGGCTGTTGGATTCCCTGGACCATCTTGGGTTATCCGACAACACAATTGTTGTGTTCTGGAGCGATCACGGCTATCACCTTGGTGAACACAATGGCGTCTGGCAAAAGCGAACTCTTTTTGAGCAGGGCGCACGTGCTCCTCTTATCATTCGCAGCCACCAACAAAAAGCTTCCAAGCAACCAATGACCAGTACTTGCCAGCGTGTGGTCGAGTTCGTGGACATCTATCCGACACTGACCGACCTCGCCGGAATCCCATCACCGTCCGATCTAGCCGGCCGCAGCCTGCGTCCGTTGCTTGAGAATCCGTTAACGACCTGGGATGGGTTTGCAGTCACGCAAGTCATGCGTCCAGCAGACGACCGTCTGCCCGATCCTGTGATGGGATGCAGCATTCGCACCGATCGGTATCGCTACACCGAATGGGGTGAAGGTAAACACGGCGTTGAACTCTACGATCACCACACCGACCCAAACGAGTTCCATAACCTCGCAATCAAACCTGACGCACAAGTCACTGCGACGATCAAACTATTGCAGCCCCTGCTGCGTTCGAAAGCATCCGGCAAAAAACCAACCGCCCCCATCAATCCCGATCGGCTATAA
- a CDS encoding PQQ-binding-like beta-propeller repeat protein codes for MRFIVVGIFALVSFLAATVQGDDWLQWRGPDRANRSTETGLFRSWGTEGPKLDWMAEGLGTGYASVSVSGDRIYTTGNFPGNQSAVAIDAKSGKVIWTTPITQGAPKHGYDGSRTTPTIDGNRLYMVSSDGRIVCLEANNGSEVWSRDFKDWDGKMMSGWGFSESPLVDGNKVICTPGGDRGVVVALDKHSGEQIWAAVLKGESVNEGGPQLNEGAGYASPVISEGGGVKQYIQLVGRGLIGIRATNGEILWRYSRVGNTTANIPTALVDGDFVFTSTGYGTGSALLKLSAAGNGVKAEEVYWLESNELQNKHGGMTLVDGYIYCGHGNGDGKPICVEMKTGDVAWGPVRADGKGETSLVYADGHVILRRENGVIILAKATPEKFDVVSTFKPAFQERESWAHPVIAGGKLYLREQNKLMCYQLK; via the coding sequence ATGCGATTTATTGTTGTCGGTATTTTTGCGTTGGTGAGTTTCCTTGCGGCTACGGTTCAAGGCGACGATTGGCTTCAATGGCGAGGTCCCGATCGTGCTAATCGTTCGACCGAGACCGGCCTATTTCGGTCTTGGGGAACGGAAGGTCCGAAGCTGGATTGGATGGCCGAAGGACTCGGTACCGGGTACGCAAGCGTTTCGGTTTCAGGGGATCGGATCTATACCACCGGCAACTTCCCCGGCAATCAGTCAGCCGTCGCGATCGACGCGAAATCGGGGAAGGTAATTTGGACTACTCCGATCACTCAGGGAGCTCCCAAGCACGGTTACGACGGCAGTCGTACGACGCCAACGATTGACGGCAATCGACTTTACATGGTCAGCAGCGATGGACGTATTGTCTGCCTGGAAGCGAACAATGGTTCGGAAGTATGGAGTCGCGACTTCAAAGATTGGGACGGAAAGATGATGAGTGGTTGGGGCTTCAGCGAGTCACCTTTGGTGGACGGAAACAAAGTAATCTGTACCCCTGGTGGTGATCGCGGAGTAGTAGTGGCTTTAGACAAGCACAGCGGCGAACAGATTTGGGCGGCGGTCCTGAAGGGCGAGTCTGTTAACGAAGGAGGACCGCAGTTGAACGAAGGTGCCGGATACGCATCGCCTGTGATTTCAGAGGGAGGCGGGGTGAAGCAGTACATTCAGTTGGTGGGTCGCGGACTCATTGGTATCCGGGCAACCAATGGCGAGATTCTTTGGCGTTATAGCCGAGTCGGTAACACCACGGCAAACATTCCCACCGCACTGGTTGATGGGGACTTTGTTTTCACGAGCACGGGATATGGAACAGGCTCGGCGCTATTGAAACTTTCGGCTGCTGGCAATGGTGTCAAAGCGGAAGAAGTTTATTGGCTGGAAAGCAACGAGTTGCAAAACAAGCATGGTGGTATGACCCTTGTGGACGGATATATCTATTGCGGGCATGGCAACGGTGACGGTAAACCGATCTGTGTCGAAATGAAGACCGGCGACGTCGCTTGGGGGCCGGTTCGGGCCGACGGCAAAGGCGAAACAAGTCTTGTGTACGCGGACGGTCACGTAATACTTCGACGCGAAAACGGTGTGATTATTCTGGCGAAGGCTACGCCCGAAAAGTTCGACGTGGTCAGTACGTTCAAGCCGGCATTTCAAGAACGCGAGAGCTGGGCGCACCCCGTGATCGCGGGCGGCAAACTGTATCTGCGTGAACAAAACAAGCTGATGTGCTACCAATTGAAATAG
- a CDS encoding PVC-type heme-binding CxxCH protein, whose translation MTRNSDVDGFQVRNGKAGSGLVTFISIALCLLFICQPALADENASEFDLAVRGTQPLDPEAERLTFVLPEGFEVTLVASEPDIDKPMNMSFDAKGRLWVSSSVEYPYAATTDAVPRDTIKILEDTTGDGHADKITTFADKLNIPMGLYPYRDGVICFSIPNILYLRDTDGDGKADLREVLYGPMDTTRDTHGMCNAFTRGLDGWLYACHGFNNQTTVAGRDGHQVTMHSGNTFRMRPDGSRVEHFTHGQVNPFGMAMRPEGDLFTADCHTKPISLLLKNGYYESFGKPHDGLGFVPNMMEHLHGSTAIGGIALYHASEFPDAFYGNSFHGNVMTSRVNRNFIQQVGSSFAAIEQADFLVSGDPWFRPVDLQVGPDGALYVADFYNRIIGHYEVPLTHPGRDRHRGRIWKIAYVGNAQHENEELENANHDDATQKSEKADDADRVGRERHDVSHPGFVHSNVNHHNPSEVAQRPWERHNISTLDDAIQSLTSENLVVRMLATDALTDRWSDEVPERLSEVLRSSRNPHAIVHAAWVLFRRQRLSDAEIRRLVESSSSFVRTHVYRILGCASDPFGDTSKFLLAGVRDSDPLARRAAVMASAVHPDRSLVEPLLKLHRDTSGEDVHLKHAIRMSLKAHLQNDAWFLQTVSSLASEHRKLLGEICLAIKTEPAAEFLVSELQQIASESPQDLSKYVGYAARYAPLPRIPDVVAIGKVHYGGDAQTREELLTTIRKAVEQRGEELPTAVRDWAVELASQRLAVADLDASVVPIAWTSVQSEVTDSTIWNVSTIRNSADGEVGSRLHSSFPAGESKTGVLRSAAFKLPKSFQFYMAGHDGDPGQPIGSKNFVRVCEAATGKTLNQWSPPRADIAQAINWESGDSEGKDVYVDLVDGNDADAYAWIAAGRFSVGGLNPLRLTEDWGRGAEIVAEFQLFELREALVSKLRNGLTAGAVANDLSKAVVRIDGPNAIKFTFVESLSIFSIQGELRQRIVDHIINETTENDADTLMAEIMGRASFPDQRRLADSLVSDATGADLLLRIIEAGKGSVRLLKEPAIDAKLSTVLDETSRQQVKQLVASLPESDDAIPLSIERIKNSFVSNPSDAVAGRKVFKGNCSVCHQVAGEGKQAGPNLDGIGKRGLDRLLEDILMPNQNVDVAFRSSLVLTDDGVVQTGFVKQTDGNGVILIDSKGVERQIDSSSIEELRMTTMSPMPSNLHEALSSQQMLDLLSYLLSLP comes from the coding sequence ATGACACGCAACAGCGACGTCGATGGTTTTCAGGTTCGCAATGGCAAGGCGGGCAGCGGCCTAGTCACTTTCATTTCGATAGCGTTGTGTTTGCTCTTCATTTGTCAGCCTGCTTTGGCCGACGAAAACGCAAGTGAATTTGATTTGGCGGTTCGCGGTACGCAGCCGCTTGATCCAGAGGCGGAGCGTTTGACGTTCGTATTGCCTGAAGGTTTCGAAGTCACGCTGGTCGCGTCAGAACCAGACATCGACAAGCCCATGAATATGTCGTTCGATGCGAAAGGACGCTTGTGGGTTTCCAGCAGTGTTGAATACCCCTATGCCGCAACTACGGATGCGGTGCCTCGCGACACGATCAAGATTCTTGAAGACACCACCGGCGATGGTCATGCCGACAAAATCACCACTTTCGCTGACAAACTGAACATCCCGATGGGATTGTATCCGTACCGCGATGGAGTGATTTGCTTTAGCATTCCCAACATCTTGTATCTTCGTGACACCGATGGCGATGGCAAAGCTGACCTGCGGGAGGTGTTGTATGGTCCGATGGATACAACTCGCGATACTCACGGAATGTGCAACGCGTTCACGCGGGGCCTCGACGGATGGTTGTACGCCTGCCACGGTTTTAACAACCAGACGACGGTAGCCGGGCGTGATGGGCACCAAGTGACCATGCACTCGGGCAATACGTTTCGCATGCGTCCCGATGGGAGTCGCGTGGAACATTTCACCCATGGACAAGTCAATCCATTCGGGATGGCCATGCGACCCGAAGGCGATCTTTTTACGGCGGACTGTCACACCAAGCCGATCTCGCTACTGCTGAAAAACGGTTATTACGAGAGCTTTGGAAAGCCTCACGATGGCCTCGGGTTTGTTCCCAACATGATGGAACACCTGCACGGATCAACGGCGATCGGCGGTATTGCTCTGTATCATGCGTCTGAGTTTCCGGACGCTTTTTACGGGAATTCATTTCACGGCAACGTGATGACGAGTCGAGTGAATCGGAACTTCATCCAACAAGTCGGTTCGTCATTCGCCGCGATAGAGCAGGCGGACTTCCTGGTTTCCGGAGACCCATGGTTTCGTCCTGTCGATCTGCAGGTCGGGCCTGACGGGGCGTTGTATGTAGCAGACTTTTACAACCGCATCATTGGACACTACGAAGTCCCGTTGACTCACCCCGGTCGAGATCGACACCGTGGCCGCATTTGGAAGATTGCATACGTCGGAAACGCCCAACACGAGAACGAGGAACTTGAGAACGCGAACCACGATGACGCAACACAAAAGAGCGAGAAAGCCGATGACGCCGATCGCGTTGGTCGGGAACGTCACGACGTTTCTCATCCCGGCTTCGTTCATTCCAACGTCAATCATCACAATCCATCGGAAGTCGCTCAACGACCTTGGGAGCGCCACAATATCTCGACGCTGGACGATGCGATTCAATCGTTGACATCAGAGAACTTGGTAGTGAGGATGCTGGCGACCGATGCGCTGACCGATCGTTGGTCCGATGAGGTCCCCGAGCGTTTAAGCGAAGTTCTGCGTTCGTCACGGAATCCTCATGCAATTGTTCACGCCGCTTGGGTGCTCTTTCGCCGTCAACGATTGTCCGATGCAGAAATCCGCCGTCTGGTTGAGTCCAGTAGCTCATTCGTTCGTACTCACGTCTATCGAATCTTGGGTTGCGCTTCCGATCCCTTCGGAGATACGTCGAAGTTTCTGCTGGCCGGTGTCCGCGATTCTGATCCGCTGGCTCGACGCGCCGCTGTAATGGCGTCGGCTGTGCACCCCGATCGTTCGTTGGTCGAACCGTTGTTGAAACTTCATCGCGACACCAGCGGCGAGGATGTTCATCTGAAGCATGCAATACGAATGTCGCTCAAGGCCCATCTTCAGAATGATGCTTGGTTTCTGCAGACGGTTTCTAGCCTTGCTTCGGAACACCGAAAGTTACTCGGAGAGATTTGCCTAGCGATCAAGACGGAGCCGGCAGCGGAGTTTCTTGTTTCGGAACTTCAGCAGATAGCGTCTGAGTCACCTCAGGATCTGTCAAAGTATGTCGGATATGCAGCAAGGTATGCACCGTTGCCCAGGATCCCCGATGTGGTCGCGATTGGGAAAGTTCACTACGGCGGCGATGCTCAGACACGAGAAGAACTGCTCACGACGATTCGAAAGGCCGTTGAGCAGCGTGGCGAAGAACTTCCCACTGCGGTGCGAGATTGGGCGGTCGAACTTGCATCGCAACGACTCGCGGTTGCCGACCTAGATGCTTCCGTCGTTCCGATAGCTTGGACTTCGGTTCAAAGCGAAGTAACGGACTCGACAATTTGGAATGTTTCAACGATCCGGAATTCAGCCGACGGTGAAGTCGGCAGCCGGTTGCACAGCAGCTTTCCGGCAGGTGAATCAAAGACCGGGGTACTCCGTAGTGCCGCATTCAAACTTCCAAAGTCGTTCCAGTTCTATATGGCGGGACACGATGGCGACCCTGGGCAACCCATCGGAAGTAAGAACTTTGTTCGTGTTTGCGAAGCCGCGACCGGGAAAACGCTGAATCAATGGAGCCCACCTCGTGCGGACATCGCTCAAGCGATCAACTGGGAAAGTGGCGACAGCGAAGGGAAAGATGTTTACGTTGATTTGGTCGACGGTAACGACGCAGATGCCTACGCTTGGATTGCTGCGGGACGATTTTCGGTCGGCGGACTAAACCCACTTCGGTTGACTGAGGATTGGGGCCGTGGCGCAGAAATCGTTGCCGAGTTTCAGCTTTTCGAACTTCGTGAAGCTCTTGTATCGAAACTCCGTAACGGTTTAACAGCGGGTGCAGTTGCCAATGATTTGTCAAAGGCAGTGGTCCGTATCGATGGTCCCAACGCGATCAAGTTCACCTTTGTCGAGTCGCTTTCCATTTTTTCGATACAGGGTGAACTGCGACAACGCATTGTCGATCACATCATCAACGAGACGACCGAAAACGACGCTGACACTCTGATGGCAGAAATCATGGGGCGAGCCAGTTTTCCCGATCAGCGTCGACTCGCAGATTCGCTGGTGTCCGACGCGACGGGCGCTGACTTGTTGCTTCGGATCATCGAAGCTGGAAAGGGTTCGGTGCGATTGTTAAAAGAGCCTGCGATCGATGCCAAGCTTTCAACCGTTCTCGACGAAACAAGTCGCCAGCAAGTTAAGCAACTTGTCGCGTCGTTGCCCGAAAGTGACGACGCGATTCCTCTTTCCATCGAGCGAATTAAGAACTCGTTTGTTTCCAATCCTAGTGATGCAGTCGCTGGACGAAAGGTGTTCAAAGGCAACTGTAGTGTTTGCCATCAGGTTGCAGGTGAAGGAAAACAGGCCGGTCCCAATTTGGACGGGATCGGCAAACGGGGACTCGACCGCCTCCTTGAGGACATACTTATGCCCAATCAGAATGTCGATGTGGCGTTTCGATCGTCGCTTGTTCTGACGGACGATGGAGTCGTCCAGACTGGATTTGTCAAACAGACCGACGGCAATGGGGTGATCTTGATCGATAGCAAGGGTGTCGAAAGGCAGATCGATTCGTCCTCGATTGAAGAACTAAGAATGACAACGATGTCACCGATGCCGTCAAACTTGCATGAGGCATTGTCATCGCAACAAATGCTTGACTTGCTGTCGTATCTGTTGTCGTTGCCCTAG
- a CDS encoding alpha/beta hydrolase: MFFKLLSLAFIGVCCLALSGGGAAKVANADDVYSESPGTDGNGNFTIGPNYTIDPDLTDLGNPKGRYFEFSMRLADSRIFRGDDSTLDPKKDVRKERKIFVYIPAAYQDGTKAPVLVSHDGPSRMNLIRNALDNLTISDEPNRRLPAFIAIAVQNGGDDSYGSQRGLEYDTMSDRLARFINDEVLPAVLAHPEIKAAYPNIAFTDNPWGKAVMGCSSGGAAALTMGWFRPDLFRRLITYSGTFVDQQDDDAAEEEAYPLGAWEYHSSMKLIENSAKKPLRIFTHVSEHDNRSKDLESTYHNWVMANERTAAALKAKGYDYRYVFSRATRHCDKKVFEHTLADTLVWMWRGYQAD, encoded by the coding sequence ATGTTCTTCAAACTGCTGTCTCTGGCCTTCATTGGTGTCTGTTGTTTGGCGTTGTCGGGTGGAGGGGCCGCGAAGGTAGCCAATGCCGACGATGTGTATTCCGAGTCACCCGGGACAGACGGCAACGGTAATTTCACGATCGGCCCCAACTACACGATCGATCCCGACTTGACGGATCTTGGAAATCCTAAAGGTCGGTATTTTGAGTTCTCAATGCGACTGGCAGACAGCAGGATATTTCGAGGCGACGACTCAACACTGGATCCAAAAAAAGATGTCCGCAAAGAGCGAAAGATTTTCGTCTACATACCTGCCGCCTACCAAGACGGTACGAAGGCACCGGTACTTGTCAGTCACGATGGCCCGAGTCGAATGAACTTGATCAGAAACGCGCTAGACAACTTGACGATTTCCGATGAACCTAATCGCAGGTTGCCCGCGTTCATTGCGATTGCTGTTCAGAACGGGGGCGACGATAGCTACGGAAGTCAGCGGGGATTGGAGTACGACACGATGTCGGACCGGCTTGCCCGCTTCATCAATGATGAAGTTCTTCCAGCGGTGCTTGCGCATCCCGAAATCAAAGCGGCCTATCCGAATATCGCATTCACTGACAATCCTTGGGGCAAAGCAGTGATGGGGTGCAGTTCCGGAGGCGCAGCGGCGCTCACGATGGGCTGGTTTCGACCCGATTTGTTTCGCCGATTGATCACCTATTCGGGGACCTTCGTTGATCAGCAAGATGACGATGCCGCAGAGGAGGAAGCTTATCCACTAGGTGCTTGGGAATATCATTCAAGCATGAAGTTAATTGAGAATTCTGCGAAGAAGCCGCTTCGCATCTTTACGCATGTCTCGGAGCATGACAATCGTTCGAAAGATTTAGAGAGTACCTATCACAATTGGGTAATGGCGAACGAAAGAACAGCCGCAGCATTGAAAGCCAAGGGCTACGACTACCGTTACGTGTTCAGTCGAGCGACGCGACACTGCGATAAAAAAGTGTTTGAGCACACACTCGCGGACACGCTTGTCTGGATGTGGCGAGGCTACCAAGCGGACTAG
- a CDS encoding ECF-type sigma factor codes for MNRDVTRILSAIHEGDRHAASELLPLVYEELRGLASSKMNHEKSGHTLQPTALVHEAFLRLVGGEDQQKWDSRGHFFAAAAEAMRRILIDNARRRGRNKRGGDYVRRELDEDAAIVVADDVDELLALDDALTKLAIEDADLAKLVELRYFTGLTIDETAEVQGVSPRTTKRNWAYARAWLQREMNK; via the coding sequence ATGAACCGCGACGTCACTCGAATTTTATCTGCGATCCATGAAGGTGACCGGCACGCGGCGAGCGAGTTGTTGCCGCTGGTTTACGAAGAACTTCGTGGATTGGCATCTAGCAAAATGAACCACGAAAAGTCTGGTCATACACTTCAACCAACCGCGTTGGTCCACGAAGCGTTTCTACGTTTGGTCGGTGGCGAAGATCAGCAAAAGTGGGACAGTCGTGGCCATTTCTTTGCCGCCGCCGCCGAGGCCATGCGAAGGATCTTGATTGACAATGCGAGACGACGTGGCCGAAACAAACGCGGGGGCGACTATGTTCGTCGTGAGTTGGACGAAGATGCTGCGATCGTCGTAGCCGATGATGTTGACGAACTCCTCGCACTCGATGATGCATTAACCAAACTTGCCATCGAAGATGCTGACCTCGCCAAACTTGTCGAACTACGATACTTCACCGGCTTAACGATCGATGAAACTGCCGAGGTACAGGGAGTTTCTCCTAGAACGACCAAACGCAACTGGGCTTACGCCCGAGCATGGCTGCAACGTGAGATGAACAAGTAG
- a CDS encoding PQQ-binding-like beta-propeller repeat protein, producing the protein MNLRVVMFAFAASLLLPVASRAEPIDENWHQWRGPDATGVSKTANPPIAWSEEENIKWKVAIQGQGTSTPIIWGNKVFVLTAINTGENDPAIPDPQDQPKTNYFDIKRPNARHEFVVLCLDRNTGKEIWRDIATKKIPHEGAHNDNDFASASPTTDGNQLYCWFGSAGLFCYDLDGNQLWERELGEARVGSSLGEGCSPVVHQDKLVIVRDHNRQGAIEVLDTKTGETLWRKARNEDNAWATPLVVTHSGRTQVVTAASDFVRSYDLDSGDIIWQCSGLTGNVTPCPVVEGDHVICMSGYEGYSAMAIPLTQTGDLSGSEKILWKKNKGTPYVPSPLLYDGLLYYSQSNQSILTCLDSKSGEVVFGPERVGQLSNIYASPVGASDRVYITGRNGVTVVLNRSLKFELIQTNQLDERFDASPAIAGNQLFLRGAEYLYCIEAE; encoded by the coding sequence ATGAATCTTCGTGTCGTAATGTTTGCCTTTGCCGCAAGTCTACTGTTGCCAGTTGCATCGAGAGCTGAGCCTATCGATGAAAATTGGCACCAATGGCGAGGTCCCGATGCAACCGGCGTATCTAAGACCGCGAATCCACCGATTGCCTGGAGTGAAGAAGAGAACATCAAATGGAAAGTTGCGATCCAAGGCCAAGGCACATCGACACCGATCATTTGGGGCAACAAGGTCTTTGTTCTTACAGCGATCAACACCGGCGAGAACGATCCGGCCATTCCAGATCCCCAAGATCAACCTAAGACGAACTACTTCGACATCAAACGCCCGAACGCGCGGCATGAGTTTGTGGTGTTGTGCCTCGATCGAAATACCGGCAAGGAGATCTGGCGTGATATTGCGACCAAGAAAATTCCTCACGAAGGAGCGCACAACGACAACGACTTTGCTTCGGCATCACCGACTACCGATGGCAACCAGTTGTATTGTTGGTTTGGGTCGGCGGGATTGTTTTGCTATGACTTAGATGGAAACCAGTTGTGGGAACGAGAGTTAGGCGAAGCGCGAGTTGGATCGAGTCTTGGCGAAGGTTGTTCACCCGTGGTTCATCAGGACAAGCTTGTCATTGTGCGAGACCACAATCGACAAGGGGCGATCGAAGTCTTAGACACCAAGACGGGAGAAACGCTTTGGAGAAAGGCTCGCAACGAAGACAACGCATGGGCAACACCACTCGTGGTCACACACAGCGGAAGAACTCAGGTGGTTACGGCCGCGTCCGACTTTGTTCGCAGCTATGATCTCGACTCCGGTGACATTATCTGGCAATGCAGCGGCTTAACGGGCAACGTTACTCCTTGCCCGGTGGTCGAAGGAGACCACGTGATTTGCATGAGTGGCTACGAGGGATACTCGGCGATGGCGATTCCACTTACCCAAACGGGAGACCTTTCGGGCAGCGAGAAGATTCTATGGAAGAAGAACAAAGGGACGCCGTATGTCCCCTCACCATTGCTCTACGACGGCCTCCTTTATTACAGCCAATCCAACCAGTCGATTCTTACTTGCCTTGATTCGAAAAGCGGCGAGGTCGTTTTCGGACCTGAGCGAGTTGGTCAACTATCAAACATCTACGCCTCGCCCGTAGGCGCGAGTGACCGTGTTTACATCACCGGTCGAAACGGAGTCACAGTCGTGCTCAATCGTTCGTTGAAATTTGAGTTGATCCAAACTAATCAGCTTGATGAGCGTTTCGATGCCTCACCAGCTATCGCTGGCAATCAATTGTTCCTTCGCGGTGCTGAGTATCTGTATTGCATCGAAGCAGAATAG
- a CDS encoding DUF1080 domain-containing protein — protein sequence MRLRPFVCLITLLLIPLGITRADDDGFVSLFDGKTLENWDGNPKFWKVEEGTITGQTTSDNPTKGNTFLVYRGGEFADFELQFEYKIIGGNSGVQYRSFEPDQDNQKWVVGGYQGDFEAGDTYSGILYGERFRGILANRGQKTELNRIDGEFKVKVVGSVGKSAEIQSKINNEDWNHYSITADGFHFVHKINGIVTAECIDNDTAERRESGIIALQLHAGPPMKVQFRNIRIKNLGESSDHTEATGKKRVVFVAGKPSHGYGSHEHYAGCRLLANALRESMPDYQVEVIQNGWPENGIKAFEGADSVVVYCDGGGRHLLNPHVDEFNEVMNQGVGLVCIHYAVETPEGKTGNAFLDWIGGYFEANWSVNPHWVAEFNAFPDHPTTKGVKPFKINDEWYFHMRFRDQMKDVTPILSAHPPEETMRREDGPHSGNPTVRKAVANGEIQHVAWAAERDGGGRGFGFTGGHFHWNWADENFRKVVLNAIVWASHGDVPENGVTTENPTQEQLEENQDEPKPATAK from the coding sequence ATGCGATTGCGCCCCTTTGTTTGCCTGATTACCCTGCTGTTGATCCCATTGGGAATCACTCGTGCTGATGACGATGGTTTTGTCTCGCTCTTTGATGGCAAGACGCTGGAAAATTGGGATGGCAATCCAAAATTTTGGAAGGTTGAAGAAGGGACGATCACGGGGCAGACAACTTCTGACAATCCAACCAAGGGCAACACCTTTCTCGTCTATCGGGGAGGTGAGTTTGCTGACTTTGAATTGCAATTTGAGTACAAGATCATCGGCGGCAACTCCGGTGTCCAATACCGAAGCTTCGAGCCAGATCAAGATAACCAGAAGTGGGTGGTTGGCGGATATCAGGGTGACTTTGAGGCCGGTGACACGTACTCTGGGATTCTGTACGGCGAACGTTTTCGCGGCATTTTGGCGAACCGTGGTCAGAAGACCGAACTCAATCGCATTGACGGTGAGTTTAAAGTCAAGGTAGTTGGATCGGTCGGTAAGTCGGCAGAGATTCAATCTAAGATCAACAACGAAGATTGGAACCACTACTCGATCACTGCTGATGGGTTTCACTTCGTTCACAAGATCAACGGTATCGTCACGGCCGAGTGCATTGATAATGATACTGCAGAGCGTCGTGAGTCAGGAATCATTGCCCTGCAGTTGCACGCCGGGCCACCGATGAAGGTGCAGTTCCGAAACATCCGGATTAAGAACCTCGGTGAGAGTAGCGACCACACCGAAGCGACCGGTAAGAAACGAGTTGTCTTCGTTGCAGGGAAACCAAGTCACGGCTATGGATCGCACGAGCACTACGCAGGATGTCGTTTGCTTGCTAACGCTCTGCGAGAATCAATGCCCGACTATCAAGTCGAAGTGATTCAGAATGGTTGGCCTGAAAACGGGATCAAGGCGTTCGAAGGTGCGGACTCGGTGGTGGTTTACTGTGATGGTGGCGGAAGGCATTTGCTTAACCCTCACGTCGATGAATTCAACGAAGTAATGAATCAAGGCGTTGGCTTGGTGTGCATTCACTACGCCGTAGAGACTCCCGAAGGAAAAACGGGCAATGCATTCTTGGATTGGATAGGTGGCTACTTTGAAGCCAACTGGTCGGTCAATCCGCACTGGGTGGCTGAGTTCAATGCTTTCCCCGATCATCCGACGACCAAGGGCGTCAAGCCATTCAAGATTAACGACGAGTGGTACTTTCACATGAGATTCCGTGACCAGATGAAAGATGTCACGCCAATCCTTTCGGCTCATCCACCCGAAGAAACGATGCGTCGCGAAGATGGGCCGCACAGCGGGAACCCGACCGTTCGCAAAGCCGTCGCCAATGGCGAAATACAACATGTGGCCTGGGCAGCGGAACGAGACGGTGGCGGACGCGGGTTCGGGTTCACCGGAGGTCACTTTCATTGGAATTGGGCCGACGAAAACTTCCGCAAGGTGGTGCTTAACGCCATCGTCTGGGCCTCGCATGGTGACGTTCCTGAGAATGGCGTGACCACCGAGAATCCAACTCAAGAACAGTTAGAGGAAAACCAGGACGAACCTAAACCGGCCACCGCAAAGTGA